The following DNA comes from Deltaproteobacteria bacterium.
GTCTGAGGTCAGGCTATTATATGATGATGTTCTAAAAATAAATATTCAAGAAAAGTGAATTGAAGAATGAAGTTTGGGACAGTGTATTGGGTAACAGGTCTTGCCGGTTCAGGTAAAACAACTATCGGTAAATCTTTTTATGGTAAATTAAAAGACCAAAAGCCTAATGTTATTTTTTTAGATGGAGATACTTTGAGAGGTGTATTCGGTAATAATGCCGGGCATTCTCTTGATGATCGGAGAGAGCTTGCAATGAGTTATGCCAGACTGTGCAAGATGATCTCTGATCAGGGGATAGATGTTATTTGCGCTACCATGTCTCTTTTCAAGGAAGTTCATAAGTTTAATAGAGACAATATTGCCCACTATTATGAAGTTTTTATAGAGTGTGATATGGATGAACTGATAAGACGCGATCAAAAGGGGATTTATTCAAAAGCTATCAAGGGTGATATGAAGGATGTAATAGGAGTTAACCTCCCTTATGATAAACCGGAGGATTGTGACCTGGTAATTGATAATACGGTACAGGACAGATTGAATGAAAAAGTGGGCAAAATTACAGAATTAATTGCTAAGATTTAACGTATAAAGGAGATGAAAGATGAGCCAAAAATTAGTTGAAAAACACTGGGATTATTCTCTTCATGCAAAATATTATGAATTCAGGCCCAATTACAGTGATAGGGCGATTGATGTGCTTGCAAATTATGTGGGCGCTAGTAAGGGTGATGATTACTGTGTGGCAGATATTGGAGCCGGTACAGGTAATCTGAGTATTATGCTCCTCGCCCGTGGTTTTAATGTGACGGCTGTTGAGCCCAATGATGAAATGAGAAATATAGGGATTGAGAGAACAGGTCAATCTGGAAATATTGAATGGATTAAAGCAAGTGGTATTGATACAACCCTGAATGATAACTCCTTTGATTGGGTAACATTTGGAAGCAGTTTTAATGTAATAGACAGGAATCTTGCATTGAAAGAGACCTATAGGATTTTAAAAAGCAGGGGATATTTTTCCTGTATGTGGAATCACCGTAATCTTAATGACCCGATCCAGAATAGAGCAGAAGATATTATTGTAGCATTTGTGCCCAATTATGACAGGGGGACTAGGCGTGAGGATCAACGCCCTGTCTTGGAGCAAAACAAGGATTTATTTAATGATATTTTTTATTCGGAGATTGACTTTGATGTGGATAGAACCATTGATGAATATATCAATGCATGGAGAAGCGTTAAGAATAAATATTGGGACCTTGCTACTGAAGAAGGCAATATTCTCTTCCAGAAGATAACGGATAAAATGAGGGAGGAATTGCCCCATACGTTCAAAATAAGATATACAACCCGTTCCTGGACGCTTCAGAAGGTAGTATAGTTCTATGCCCAGCTTTGTTTTTTCAACAAAAGCCAAAACGCTGGAAAGTTTATCCCTGCTGGTTAGCAATGCGAAAGTTCTACCTATTTACAGGTTTACTGTAGCTGAATTTTCTGCCCATAAAAAGGGTGTTATTAATGCAATTCAAAAGAATTTTGAGCAAGAACTTCTGATTGTTCGTTCATCTCACAAAAATGAAGACAGCCTTGAAACATCAAATGCCGGTCATTTCAAAACAGTTCTGGATGTTGCTAAGAGCAACGAGGTAAGCCTCACAAGCTCTATTGAGGAGGTTATTGCTTCTTACGAAATCTGTGATGTGAATGATGAAGTTCTGGTCCAACCCATGCTCCGCGATATAAAAATATCAGGTGTCGTTTTTACCTCTGATATTGATACCTTGGCGCCTTATTACATCATCAACTATGATGTCAGTGGAAAGAGTGATACTGTTGCTAGTGGCCTGGAGGGGGACCTTAAGACCTTTATCTGCTACAAGGAGTCCCCTGTTGAATGTAACAATAATGATCTTAAAAAGGTTTGCAATGCCTGCAAGGAGTTAGAGGAAATTACAGGTAACGCCCATCTCGATATAGAGTTTGCAGTAGATGGAAAAGGCGACCTGTACATCTTTCAATGCAGACCTATAGCAATAAAAAACAAAGAAGACTTGTCACAGATTGATCTGGCAGATTCCTTGTTAAAGATCCATAAAAAAATCAAAAAACTCTCCTTCCCTCATCCTAATCTGCTGGGAGACAAGGCAATGTTTGGAGTCATGCCGGACTGGAATCCTGCGGAAATTATCGGAGTGAAGCCTAAGCA
Coding sequences within:
- a CDS encoding adenylyl-sulfate kinase, translating into MKFGTVYWVTGLAGSGKTTIGKSFYGKLKDQKPNVIFLDGDTLRGVFGNNAGHSLDDRRELAMSYARLCKMISDQGIDVICATMSLFKEVHKFNRDNIAHYYEVFIECDMDELIRRDQKGIYSKAIKGDMKDVIGVNLPYDKPEDCDLVIDNTVQDRLNEKVGKITELIAKI
- a CDS encoding methyltransferase domain-containing protein, whose product is MSQKLVEKHWDYSLHAKYYEFRPNYSDRAIDVLANYVGASKGDDYCVADIGAGTGNLSIMLLARGFNVTAVEPNDEMRNIGIERTGQSGNIEWIKASGIDTTLNDNSFDWVTFGSSFNVIDRNLALKETYRILKSRGYFSCMWNHRNLNDPIQNRAEDIIVAFVPNYDRGTRREDQRPVLEQNKDLFNDIFYSEIDFDVDRTIDEYINAWRSVKNKYWDLATEEGNILFQKITDKMREELPHTFKIRYTTRSWTLQKVV